Sequence from the Gordonia crocea genome:
TCATCGAGACCGCCATGACCGCGGCCATCCCGCTGGCCACCCGCGAGGTCGGCCGTCGCATGAACTCGCTGCAGCAGGGCGGGCAGACCGTCGACGTCGCCGAGACCGTCGCCTGGTACGCCAACCCGGCGTCGAGCTCGGTGACCGGCAACGTCGTCCGCGTCTGCGGTCAGAGCCTGCTGGGTGCGTGATGGGCAAGGTCATCACTCTCGACGCAGTGCCGTCGAACCTCGACCTGTACGCGCGCGCCGCGGGCGCCCTGCTGCCCGTGGTCGGGAAGTCGGGTCCGGCACGGGCCGACGCGCCCGTCCCGGACACGGTCTACCGGTTGACGCTCGGCCCGGCCGAGCTGAACCGCGTGCAGGAGTACTGCCGCACGACCGGAATGCAGCTGGGTGACACCCTGCCGCTGACCTACCCGTTCGTGCTGCAGTTCCCGCTCGTCATGAAGCTCATGACCAGCCGCGAGTTCCCGTTCGGTGCCGTCGGATCGGTGCATGCGCTGAACCGCATCCGCCGCTTCCGCCCCATCTCGGTCAACGAGCACCTCACGATCAGCACGCAGGCGGGGAATCTCCGCGAGCACCGCAAGGGGCTGTTGATCGACGTCACGTCGACGTTCGAGGTGGGCGGCGAGCTGGTCTACGAGCAGGTCGGCACCTTCCTTTCGCAGCAGCGGACCAGTCTGTCCGGCGAGCCGAGCGGACCGGTCCCCAAGGAGGGCACTCCGCCCCCGCCGGACGCGGTGCTGTCGGTGAACCTCGGCCAGATCCGCAACTACGCGTCGGCGTCGGGCGACCGGAACCCGATTCACATGGGGAATCTGCCCGCCAAGGCGTTCGGCTTCCCGCGCGCGATCGCGCACGGCATGTGGAGCGCGGCGGCCGCGGTCGCCAACGTCGAGCGCCAACTGCCCGACGCGGTCGAGTACCAGGTCCGCTTCGGCAAGCCGATCCTGTTGCCGGCGAAGGTGAACCTGTACACGAAGCCGGCCGGCGGCCGGGGCGACTACGACATCT
This genomic interval carries:
- a CDS encoding MaoC/PaaZ C-terminal domain-containing protein encodes the protein MGKVITLDAVPSNLDLYARAAGALLPVVGKSGPARADAPVPDTVYRLTLGPAELNRVQEYCRTTGMQLGDTLPLTYPFVLQFPLVMKLMTSREFPFGAVGSVHALNRIRRFRPISVNEHLTISTQAGNLREHRKGLLIDVTSTFEVGGELVYEQVGTFLSQQRTSLSGEPSGPVPKEGTPPPPDAVLSVNLGQIRNYASASGDRNPIHMGNLPAKAFGFPRAIAHGMWSAAAAVANVERQLPDAVEYQVRFGKPILLPAKVNLYTKPAGGRGDYDISLLDRKKGFPHLTGSTRQIS